The genomic segment CAGCATGGTAGCCCACTGGGAATCCGGAGCATCCTCCCAGCGGCCCCTCACCTCTACTCAATGTGTGGATGTGGTTACTAAGTAGATTTAGACTTTGGagcttgtttttcctcttctgtctttAATAAATCAGGAAGACAGACCACAGCCTGAGCTGCTCaccttaaaaaaaacccacaacaaagTGATGAGAAAGGAGGGCATGCAGGGCAGCGTTGACTTTGCAGTATTGCCCTTTTCTTTAAGATATGCATTCCCGTACTCCACGGGCCCAGAAGAACCACACTGAAGACACAGAAAGGCAGACTCTGGGAAGGCTCAAAAGGGCCTTATGGGCAGCTCCTGATGGGATTGTGCCGCAAAGAAGCACTGGAGCCAAGCCTGGCAGGGACAGTGAAAATCAGGATACACAGAAGGGTCGGTGAAGGAACTGTGGGGACGGTCACTTACAGGAAATGAACAGGAACGAGCTGACTTCACTCAGTTGGTAGGAGGgcctcaggggtggagaatgTTGGCAGAGGACCCAGAAGGGGTTATCAATCTAGGAAGGGGCAGGACTGGCATAGGGAGTCAGGAGAAAATGGAAAGGCTGGAGACCTGGGAGGAACTACTGACTAATGAGGTTTCTTCTTGGAGCGGGTGGGGAAGGAAAGCACTGACTGGCAAATATGCTGTAAGCGGGGGCACATTACACCAAAAGCCTGTTAGACCCTGAGGCACAAATTCAGTGACACCGCAAGCTGCTGCAGAGGCAGAAGGGTGGACCACAGGGGGCAAAAGGTCACAGCTGCAAACATGATGGGTTCTAGGCGAGCAGGAGGAGAGCAGGGTTGGGGGACTGTGGGCAAGGAAGGGGCTGTGGGTCATTTGCAGCAGGGTCCCCAAACACAAGGAAGGCTGACAAAGCCCACACTGGGGACCATGCTGGGGGAGGCTCCGGTTCAGTACATATTTTTCAGTCGCCCTGAGATCCATTGTGATGAAACAGACCATAACTCTGTGAAATGCTGTAATGTTAACTTTGTTTAAGCATCAGTTTCAAGCCCTCTCAGAATACACAGGGCCAGTATTGATGCCAAAAGGCTCATTCTTTAGATATTGAACTGCACAGCTGCAAGGAGTTGCACAAATGTTACCAACTCATTTGTCATGCAAACAGTgcttcaaaaagaaataaaatactattatgTGGTATATGTGTTAGGCAATCACTGTATCAAATTCATGTAATTCCGTGCAAACAcaggcagagaaaaggaaaacaacactTGGTGAGAGAATTGCACCACATGGGAACTGCTAAGTTGGGGGAAATGGAGAGGCTAACAATGGAAGCCTGACCAAGCCGAGGCTGTAATTTTCCCAGCAGTCATGGCCAGTGTTGGAACTCCTGTGGTACAGCCAGTGTCAGGAAAGCCACTGGCATAGGGGCCTTGCTCAGGGAccgagggagggggtggggggaacccGTGGGGAGAGCTGAGTGATGCGATGGTAAGGGAGGATAAGTGAATTAAAGGCACATAAATGGAATACAACCTAATAGGCTAAGGCCTGCCATTACTGTTTGAGAAAGGGAGTTGATGAAAGATAAGGAAGGAATACAAAGAGGGAGACTAATGTGGAAGGAAGACTTTGAACCTTAGCTCTATTTCCATTTGCCACCACTCCCCATGTTCTCCTTAGGGGTTTCTCAGCTAAAGATCTTCACACAATCAAATGGAGTGCCCTTTGGGAGGTTCTATGCACTACTGCTGCACAGTTATGGGTTAAGTATAAATACTTTCaagttctgtgccaggcactgttctaagcagtataaattacctcttctaatcctcacagcaactccACAATGTTTACTGGCCAATAGGCTAGAAATGTTAAGTGGATCGCACATCTAATAGTAGTGGAGTTGGGATTCCAAAGCCCCCAGCCTAAATCCACAAGTGACACAAGACTGTCTCTGGGGTCTTCTACCCATctctcctgaaaaccccaccatCCAGACACATGGCCTCCTCCCAGGAGCCTGAACTGCCCGCTGGAGCCAAGGGCATTTGGTTCTTTTGCCCCCTCCCCTGTGATGCCAGTCCCTCTCCCTTGAGATGTAAGGTTCTCCCAGCAGGGGGCCAGCGTCTAACCTAGGGCAGGGCCTGAACCCCATCAGTGCTTAGTTCAGAGAGTGAACACTGGAAAATAGACCTGCCAGCCACTGCCTGAAGTGGAACCAGGACTGGAGTATGCCTGGGGTCTACTCCACGAACCAAACAAAGCCATTCCCTGAGCGCACGTGGGATCACACATCGACCCGAACCACAGAGACAGGCCAAGGATCCAGTCTCCCCACACTTAgcagtggcttctttcactatcGGGCAATTCATCCATTGAATCAACactttactgagtgcctactgctAGCCAGGGACCGCGCAAGGGGCGGGCGATCAGAGATAAACACTGATTGGTCTTACAGACGAGGCGAAGGGGtgagcaaggaagaaaagaaagaaaacaaaaactcaatacCAAACACCCTCTGACTCGTCCAACATGGCGGCCTTAACGGCCGAGTCCGACCTCCTCATCATGGCCGTCCTGTCGAGGAAGGCGCTGACCTTCTCGACATGGCGCGTGTAACCGACCTTCCCATCATGGCGCGGGGCCCCGCCCGTTCTGCCGCGGCGGCCGGCGGGAGCAGTTCCGGGTGCGGCGCGCGCCGAGGCGGGCGGGGGGCGGTGTCCTGGCCATGGCCGGCCTGTCGGACCTAGAGCTGCGGCGGGAGCTGCAGGCCCTGGGCTTCCAGCCAGGACCGATCACCGACACCACTCGGGACGTCTACCGCAACAAGCTGCGCCTCCTGCGGGACAAGGCCCGGCTGCGCGGCGAGGAGCGGCTGCGGGAGGAGGCGCCGCTGCGCTCCCGGCCGGCCGCGACTTCCCTGCGGGCTCAGCCCTGGCTCTCCCCGCCGGCCTCGGGCTCGGCCCACGGGACCCCTGGGGGCCTCGGCGATTTCGGAGCCTCCGCGGCGTCCTGGGCCGGAAGCCGCGGCCTCGCCTACCCTGCCCGCCCTACGCCGCTCCGGCGCCGCGCCTCGGTCCGCGGCAGCTCTGAGGAGGACGAGGACGCCCGGCCACTCGACAGGGCCGCGTCAGGCCCGGGTCACGCAGCCCGTCGCTGGTGGGCCGCGACCCCGGCTCCGGCGCGGCTGCCCTCCGCCCTAATCGGCCCCGACCCGCGCCTGGGCCTGCGGGCAACGCGAGCGGACCCAGCCGGCGCGGCGCGGGCCCGGCCCGAGGTGGGGAGGCGGCTGGAGCGCTGCCTGTCCCGGCTCCTGTTCTGGGCcagcctggggctgctgctcgTCTTCCTGGGCATCCTCTGCGTGAAGATGGGCAAGCCCTCGGCGCCACAGGAGGCGGAGGACAACAGTATGTCCCGGGCCGGCGCAGGGGAGGGCCCTGGGCGCGCGTGTGTCCACCTGAACAGCCACCTGTGCCTCTCAGCTCCAGGCCGCACGTTCCCGGCCTTGTCAGTACCTCGGGCTGCCTTATCTCCACACCTTGACTTACCTTCCTCCGGCTCTGGGAGAAGAGGGCCGGAATTCCTGCAAATGCAATAATTTCTGTCTTCACTTTCACCTGTTCTCACTTTCTCTTCTAACCCTCCTACTAATCTTTCAACCTCGTGCTGGCAGTAACGTTCATTTGTAGTCACTTCTTCCCCAACTTCTGTTTTCCCTCCCTGGAGAAAGCCACACACCCCTCTGACAAACAGGTCCACCCCCATTCCATTTTGGTTCTTCCTTTTAATCTCTTGCTTATTCACACATTAGTGCCCATTTGAAGGACCCCTAGGTTTGTTTCACTGCCCACAGATGGCATCTGGTTGGGATCCCAGTTTTGTAGCACCAAAAAGGCCATATGGTCCACTTTGGGCCACAGGGCCCTCATTTGTCGAAAGGTTATAATAGCCCTGCTTATGAGAAAAGTGTGGAAAACACTTTGAGAGTTTTAACTGATACAAAAAGAGGCATTTATCGTTGCTTGCCGTGCCTTCCTGGGGTGTGTTAGGAGGGAGTCCTGTGAGTCAAGGACGTTTACAGCCCACTTCTGTCCACACTTGGTTACATGATTAGACATGCCAGTAAGAGGTCTGCAAGATACAGTAATTTCCAGAATGTTTGAGGATTTGTatgttttctaaaagaaatttGCCTCTTGTGTAATTCTGGTCTCTAGTCTGACAGGAAACAACAGataatttctttataaatttaagTATAAAGCGACACTGGTTCACCAACTTTTAATGTTCTTTGCAAAGCATAAATGTAATTAATATGGTTCCCAGCCTTGATCCAGGGCCACATCTTTCCACAACTAATAGCAATGGCTAAAATGCAAGGAAAAGCTGAATTTTGTCTTAGCTGTTGCAGCAGATGGATGTTTGGGTGTATGAACAAGTTTGTGGGCATGCAATCCCAGACTCATGCACACACCCAAATAATTTTCCTGGCTATGAGAGCAGTTTATCCACCTACTGGAGAAATTAAGCAGACCCGAGATGTCTGGTACTGTACTGGTACTAAACTATACTGGTGAAGTCAATCAAAAGGGGTGTCATACTCACCCCTTTAAGATGCAGCTCTCAGATATATACTGGGATTTACCTGGAGTTCCCCTCCCATGATGGTATTAACCCCTATTTAACATATTGCTTACAGTTTATAAAAGCTTTGTGTATGTTGTCTTATTTGAGGCTAACTCCCTAAGTAGGGAAGGCTTTATTAATCCCAGTTTACAGATAAGGCAACAGAGGTTCGGAGTGGCTAAGTGAGTTGCCCAAGATCCCATGACTAGTGATTTTCAGCACAGACTAGGATGCTGTCTTAATTCTTCATCCAGCACTGAGAAACCCTTACATTTTTActgtcagtattttaaaatactgtcttGTGCCTCATTTAGATGACATGTTCCTAATCCCCTCCCTTATTTATGTTTTGCTTCCCCTGAATTTTGAGTGGTCCTTTTTTGTATTCTTCCTCAACCCACACTTTTAATTTCctatgtgtttcttttctttgactCAGTGAAATTATTGCCAGTGGACTGTGAGAGAAAAACTGATGAGGTGAGTTTGAGTTTCTCTAGCTTTTGTTATTCCTACCAAGGATGTTAGCCTCCATCAGGAGGTAAACTTCCCCAGAAAAAGATCATGATAGGGTCATTTTTCAGGAATGCTTCCTGTAATGTACCAGAATCACATCATGTTCTGTGATGTTTGTGTCAGACTCAATTGTGGCGCTGAAGGAGTACTTGAAACAGAATTGAGCTCCCAAGATCCAACTCTGGGCTTGTAACGGAAGCTCTCCCATCCATCACAGCACTGGGACTTTGATCTGCTTAAGTTAATCTAGGGGGCTTTAGTAGGTTGTGGTTGAAGGACCTGTCAAGCTCCCTTGCTTTGGAGGAAGGGCTGGCCCCTTTTAATTATCAGAAGGCCATGTTCTCAAGTGCATATTCTCTTCAGTAGTATGTTTGTGGCTCTGAAAATGCTGTTCTGATTTGAAACATCATGAGGCAGGAAGTGTTTTAATTCCATATGACATGGAATTAGCCCTCTTAGTCTACAGATTTGTTTTATGAAGCTTTAATGTTACCTACAAACAATATTTGGGGAAGGTGAGCAGCCCCATCCATTTATGAGTCGTGAAGGCAGTATTAGCGAGGAGTTGGGATGAGTACAGGAGTAGTCTGGGAAAGGTAGGAGGCAGTAAATTTTCAGGTCGTAAATCCTACCAGGAGGAAGCTTGTGCTGCCAGAGGGCACGACTTAGTAGTCTAATTATTAAGTGCAGTGCCAGGCTGCCCTGAGCCATCAATATCTCTGGCAGCCTGGGGGCTGAGAAAGAAGCAACCCATGACCCTTACGCTGCTGTGCTGACCCTTACTCACATTAACGAAGGGGCGTCCTGGTGCAGGAaacctgttttatttctttggcttCTGCTGTGTCATATTTGGGGACGTTTTATTACATTCACTTATTGCATTCATCCACCGAACAAGTTTGCTTCCCAATTGTTTTGTAAAAGTAGATTCATAGTAAATTTAATCTGCCTTCTGTCATAAAAAGTGCAGTTGATGAGTAGAGGAAGTGGTCCAGAAATTTCGGCAGTGGCCAGAGAGAAAACTAGCATTTTgaagactgaaaacaaaaatgaaaaaaacactttTCTGTAAGAGTTCTCTGATGATGTTAGTTTTGTTTGTGCTTTAATGAGAAAAGGGCTTCCTGGCTTCTGCTTCTTGGTCCTTCACCTCTCTAAACGTGTCAGACCCATAACTGAATGACAGATACGATTCCCAGCCCTCCTCTGAGCTGGATACACTCACATCCCACCTGGCGGACTAGCTACTGCTAGCACCAGAGCATCGAGAGGCAGGGCCCCGGGCTGTGTCATTGCAGGCCCGGTTGAGCTGAGGTTTCAGGGTGGGCCCTTGGCCTTCGTGGAGAGTGCAGCGGGAACAGACAGATCAGGAGGCAGTTCTTGGCTTTGGTGAGGCTCCTGCTGCAAGTATCATTCTCTGTGTAGCTCAGGCTCACCCAGAACCCTGACGGGCGTCTGAGTTTCACATACACGTGTTCTTTCACTGCTCAGCCAAGTATGAcactttgcatttttctttccgCCTTTGTGCTGCTGAAACGTGGGAACAGGACGAGAATGGGTGTTTTGTCTTAATCATGCCGTGTCGTCGTCTGGTACCTTCCGTTCTCCTGTTCTCCTTAGGTGGTGTCAGCCCCGCTTTGCCTAAATGTCAGTGAATTTGGAACACAGTTAATTGTTACTGCTTTTTGTCTGGTTGTGACTGTAATAGGTGTTTAGTATAGAAAAGGTAATAATGTGACAGAAAATCCCCTGGATTCTGCCACCAAGAGATAATCACCATTAATGTTTCCAGGACATCTTCCTTTCCATCTTACCTCTGTGTATCTGTGTTTATACAGTTGGAATCTGGATGTACATTCAGTTATATTTAACACTTATTATCAACATTTCCCATGTCATTAAATAGTCTTTAAAAAGTTGGGTACCTAACTCTAACTGTAGACATCTGAGTTGGTTCTGAATATTTACAGTTATATGTATAAATCTGGGTTACATCATTTTGTAGCTTGTAAAGACTTTGAGGTCTTTAGGCAACATGAGCGGACAAATGTTGGCATTTGGAGACTGTGAGAAACCAAGTCCCTCACATTACAGATGAGGGCAAAACACAAGTCTGAGAAGGAAAGCAACTTTAGTTCCTTCTGTAGTTGCAGGGCCAGCCCCAGAACCTAGGCCCTTGACTTCTGGTCCACCTACTGACAGCCCCGCAGAGGTCCTacgtgtgtgtgttggtgggggggATGCACGGTAGGCTTGGAGTCGTCTGCCAGACTCAATCTGGCCCTGCCCCTTAGGAGCTTTGGATCCTGTGGCCAATCCAAGGACTCTAGACCTTGGGCTCCTCACCTGAGAAACTACAGTACAGTAATGATTGAGGTGAGGATTGGGTGTGCACTCACATCACAGTATCTGGCCTGACCACCACTCAGGGAAGAGCAGTCTTTTTTCAATGTTCTAA from the Manis javanica isolate MJ-LG chromosome 16, MJ_LKY, whole genome shotgun sequence genome contains:
- the LEMD2 gene encoding LEM domain-containing protein 2 isoform X2; this encodes MAGLSDLELRRELQALGFQPGPITDTTRDVYRNKLRLLRDKARLRGEERLREEAPLRSRPAATSLRAQPWLSPPASGSAHGTPGGLGDFGASAASWAGSRGLAYPARPTPLRRRASVRGSSEEDEDARPLDRAASGPGHAARRWWAATPAPARLPSALIGPDPRLGLRATRADPAGAARARPEVGRRLERCLSRLLFWASLGLLLVFLGILCVKMGKPSAPQEAEDNMKLLPVDCERKTDEFCQAKQKAALLELLHELYNFLAIQAGNFECGNPEKLKSKCIPVMEAQEHIANVTGSSSARFEAALTWILSSNKDVGIWLKGEDLSELVTTVDKVVCLESARPRMGVGCRLSRALLTAVTNVLIFFWCLAFLWGLLILLKYRWRRLEEEEQAMYEMVKKIIDVVQDHYVDWEQDMERYPYVGILHVRDTLIPPQSR